A genomic region of Desulfosarcina ovata subsp. ovata contains the following coding sequences:
- a CDS encoding zinc ribbon domain-containing protein, with amino-acid sequence MATIQEQIETLVVLQALELEVNAADRQIQSLRDAAAALDRAAVERESLVAGEKERLLTLQKSYRELEAEFKVNAGMVEKSNVKLGAVKTNKEYQSTLKEIEEIEKKNSAIEDRMIEQLDAIESQEIAVKESQAQLDSFLVSCREKREDAETRIQQIRQTVADLNEKIVQVKTAADPKCIAVLDAVKKKVRGMAVVAAEREICTGCHMNIPAQLFNELLRFDELRFCPHCHRIIYWKEKEIE; translated from the coding sequence ATGGCGACCATTCAGGAACAGATTGAAACGCTCGTTGTATTGCAGGCACTGGAACTGGAGGTAAACGCGGCAGACCGTCAGATCCAGTCCCTCAGGGATGCGGCTGCAGCCCTGGACCGGGCGGCCGTTGAACGGGAGTCTCTGGTTGCGGGTGAAAAGGAGCGTCTCTTGACCCTTCAAAAGAGCTATCGGGAGCTTGAGGCCGAGTTCAAGGTCAATGCCGGGATGGTGGAGAAAAGCAACGTAAAGCTTGGAGCGGTCAAAACCAACAAGGAATACCAGTCGACCCTCAAAGAGATCGAAGAAATCGAGAAAAAGAACTCCGCCATTGAAGATCGTATGATTGAGCAACTGGATGCCATCGAATCCCAGGAGATCGCGGTCAAGGAGAGCCAGGCGCAACTGGACAGTTTTCTTGTCAGCTGCCGGGAAAAAAGAGAGGATGCCGAAACGCGGATTCAACAGATCCGTCAGACGGTTGCCGACCTGAATGAAAAAATAGTCCAGGTGAAGACGGCCGCTGATCCGAAATGTATCGCCGTTTTGGATGCGGTCAAGAAAAAAGTTCGTGGCATGGCGGTGGTGGCAGCGGAGCGTGAGATCTGCACGGGGTGTCACATGAACATTCCCGCGCAGTTGTTTAACGAGCTTTTGCGCTTTGACGAACTGCGTTTCTGTCCCCATTGCCACCGAATTATTTACTGGAAAGAAAAGGAGATCGAATAG
- the ispD gene encoding 2-C-methyl-D-erythritol 4-phosphate cytidylyltransferase, which yields MIAAVIVAGGSGRRMQATVRKQYLELDEQPILAHTLAAFDRCTTLDTLVLVVPEDDLGWCRGHILAPLDLAHDVCLVKGGLSRQESVANGLAALAADEGIVMIHDGVRPFVRQRLIRAVMAGVSPTGACIPAIPATDTLKQVGGNGMIVGTLDRRTIQLAQTPQMFSLVLIRNAHRIAVDKGFVATDDASVAEFAGERVRVVPGDRDNIKITTPDDLILARAILAGWNENGGSAESVQG from the coding sequence ATGATTGCCGCCGTGATCGTTGCCGGGGGAAGCGGACGGCGCATGCAGGCGACGGTGAGAAAACAGTACCTTGAGCTGGATGAACAGCCCATTCTGGCCCATACCTTGGCAGCCTTTGATCGCTGCACCACCCTGGATACCCTGGTGCTGGTGGTGCCGGAAGATGATCTTGGCTGGTGCCGCGGTCACATCCTTGCTCCGCTTGACCTCGCTCACGACGTCTGCCTGGTCAAAGGTGGCCTGTCCCGTCAGGAATCGGTCGCCAACGGTCTGGCGGCCCTGGCAGCCGATGAGGGGATCGTCATGATTCATGATGGCGTGCGGCCGTTTGTGCGCCAGCGCCTCATCCGGGCCGTGATGGCGGGCGTTTCTCCCACCGGGGCCTGCATCCCGGCCATTCCCGCCACGGACACCCTGAAACAGGTTGGCGGAAACGGAATGATCGTCGGCACCTTGGACCGCCGGACGATCCAGCTCGCCCAGACCCCCCAGATGTTTTCACTGGTGCTGATTCGCAACGCTCACCGCATCGCCGTCGACAAAGGCTTTGTCGCCACCGATGACGCGTCTGTGGCCGAATTTGCCGGTGAGCGGGTGCGCGTTGTTCCCGGCGATCGCGACAATATCAAAATCACGACGCCCGACGACCTGATCCTCGCCCGGGCCATTCTGGCCGGTTGGAATGAAAACGGTGGGTCTGCCGAGTCCGTTCAGGGATGA
- the gspE gene encoding type II secretion system ATPase GspE codes for MKKSLEEIIKQKYGVSDEDFAEALRIRSEKGEALADILLRRKIITETQLLDALSEQYDIPFWPELPLESFGEDRTCSAPIGFLKRHAMVPLVLKNVPSGAHSPLPEEMVNIIAVNDPTAFQPLDDLARMIGFSGYNLVISTKSAIFAAINLLFDMSQGTAEQLVQNMEEDGSTIISEIEDTADLLEDTSDAPIIKLVNHIISQSVKARASDIHIEPYQDSFKVRYRVDGILYDLLTPPKWIQAALISRIKVMAKLNIAEKRLPQDGRIEVKLGSQSVDVRVSTLPTTFGERVVMRLLNKSEEVLNLQEVGLPPDDLDLINKLVHLPNGIILVTGPTGSGKTTTLYSVLSSINKPDINIITIEDPVEYQLKGISQIQVNSKIDLTFARGLRSIVRQDPDVILIGEIRDQETAGIAVQSALTGHLVFSTLHTNDSASAITRLVDIGVEPFLISSSVVAVVAQRLVRVLCDHCKAAYTPGVILDSIGISREQLKNNTLYQARGCEKCFNTGYRGRIGIFEIMHLDEGLKNLILKTYDATQIKQAAQQQHMKTLRQSGIEKVLAGATTIEEVLRVTQ; via the coding sequence ATGAAAAAATCCCTGGAAGAAATCATAAAACAAAAATACGGTGTTTCGGATGAGGATTTCGCCGAGGCGCTTCGTATTCGCAGCGAAAAGGGCGAAGCTCTGGCCGACATTCTGCTGCGCCGCAAGATCATTACCGAGACCCAGCTGCTGGATGCCTTGAGCGAACAGTACGACATCCCCTTCTGGCCCGAACTGCCACTGGAAAGTTTCGGTGAAGATCGCACCTGCAGCGCCCCCATCGGTTTTCTGAAGCGACATGCGATGGTGCCGTTGGTCCTCAAGAATGTACCCTCCGGTGCCCACAGTCCCCTGCCGGAAGAGATGGTCAACATCATCGCGGTCAACGACCCGACCGCATTCCAGCCCCTCGACGATCTGGCGCGCATGATCGGATTTTCGGGTTACAACCTGGTCATCTCCACCAAGAGCGCCATTTTTGCCGCCATCAACCTGCTTTTCGACATGAGCCAGGGGACTGCCGAGCAGCTGGTCCAGAACATGGAAGAAGACGGCAGCACCATCATCAGTGAAATCGAGGATACCGCGGATCTGCTCGAAGATACCAGCGATGCGCCCATCATCAAACTGGTCAACCATATTATTTCTCAATCGGTCAAGGCGCGCGCCAGTGATATTCACATCGAACCTTACCAGGACAGTTTCAAGGTGCGCTATCGGGTGGACGGCATCCTTTACGATCTGCTCACCCCGCCCAAATGGATTCAGGCAGCCCTGATTTCGCGCATCAAGGTCATGGCCAAGCTCAACATCGCCGAAAAGCGACTGCCCCAGGACGGACGCATTGAAGTTAAACTGGGCTCCCAGAGTGTGGATGTGCGGGTTTCCACGCTGCCGACCACCTTTGGTGAACGAGTGGTCATGCGCCTGCTCAACAAGTCCGAAGAGGTGCTCAATCTCCAAGAGGTGGGGCTGCCGCCCGACGATCTCGACCTGATCAACAAACTGGTCCATCTGCCCAACGGCATCATCCTGGTCACCGGCCCCACGGGGAGCGGTAAGACAACGACGCTCTATTCGGTGCTCTCCTCGATCAACAAGCCGGACATCAACATCATCACCATCGAGGATCCGGTGGAATACCAGCTCAAGGGCATCAGCCAGATCCAGGTCAATTCGAAAATCGACCTCACCTTCGCCCGTGGTCTGCGCTCCATTGTCCGGCAGGATCCGGATGTCATCCTGATCGGTGAAATCCGTGACCAGGAAACCGCCGGCATTGCCGTTCAGTCGGCCCTGACCGGCCACCTGGTCTTCTCCACCCTGCACACCAACGACTCGGCCAGCGCCATCACCCGACTGGTGGACATCGGCGTCGAGCCTTTTCTTATCTCCTCTTCGGTGGTCGCCGTTGTTGCCCAGCGACTGGTTCGCGTGTTGTGCGACCACTGCAAGGCGGCGTACACACCGGGCGTGATCCTGGACAGTATCGGTATTTCCCGGGAGCAGTTGAAAAACAACACGCTTTACCAGGCCAGGGGGTGTGAGAAGTGTTTCAACACCGGCTACCGGGGGCGGATCGGTATCTTTGAAATCATGCATCTGGATGAAGGGCTGAAAAACCTGATTCTGAAAACCTACGATGCCACCCAGATCAAGCAGGCGGCCCAGCAGCAGCACATGAAGACATTGCGTCAAAGCGGTATTGAAAAAGTGCTGGCCGGTGCGACGACCATTGAAGAGGTGTTGCGGGTGACCCAGTAG
- the yidD gene encoding membrane protein insertion efficiency factor YidD, whose protein sequence is MKRRFSAIIIAMVLVGCASAGPARPVLSENPPPLPAAAAPILFFQRFLSRADGHRCPMTPSCSSYAMESIRRHGAVMGWIMACDRLMRCGRDELKHRPAVKTRNGWRCSDPVANNDFWMH, encoded by the coding sequence ATGAAACGACGGTTTTCTGCCATCATTATCGCCATGGTGCTGGTGGGCTGCGCCTCGGCCGGCCCGGCCCGGCCCGTGCTTTCGGAAAATCCGCCGCCTCTGCCGGCGGCAGCCGCACCGATTCTTTTTTTTCAGCGTTTCCTTTCCCGTGCCGACGGGCATCGCTGCCCCATGACGCCATCGTGCTCCAGCTACGCCATGGAATCCATCCGTCGTCACGGGGCTGTGATGGGCTGGATCATGGCCTGTGACCGGTTGATGCGCTGTGGCCGTGACGAGCTGAAGCACCGCCCGGCGGTAAAGACCCGCAACGGATGGCGCTGTAGCGATCCAGTGGCCAACAACGATTTCTGGATGCATTGA
- a CDS encoding Nif3-like dinuclear metal center hexameric protein — MGPLNNRSGAVRPPSLTSGGLDGRHRGRDDMAWRVSAAAPFLCLRVTIFLSPKGLTMTATVAHILPILERLAPSRLAESWDNVGLQIGSLNWPVKRIWTALDPLPEVVEKACQNDVDLLVTHHPLFFKAIKRIDADSPAGRVAQMALGRKLAIYSAHTNLDSVAGGVNDVLAERVGLTNLCVLSGGPSDGICKLVVFVPGTHVKEILDTLFAMEAGHLGNYTCCSFRCDGVGTFLPGQDTSPAFGKVDALNQVEESRIEILLARADEKRVVSALEKVHPYETMAYDLYPVSRYDTQTGLGRVGELSRSMSLEALTSRLKTTLNLTTAKVVGSASPAIRRVAVCSGSGGSLLAAAVAAGAQAYVSGDLGYHTARDAQQAGIALIDVGHFASERLIVDVLAKAIETAIADAGVSATVAPADLETDPFEYL; from the coding sequence GTGGGCCCACTAAACAACCGTTCCGGCGCCGTTCGTCCCCCCTCCCTGACGTCCGGCGGCCTTGATGGCCGGCATCGGGGCAGAGACGATATGGCGTGGCGAGTTTCGGCGGCCGCGCCTTTTTTGTGCCTGCGGGTAACCATTTTTTTATCGCCAAAAGGGTTGACCATGACCGCTACCGTCGCCCATATCCTACCGATTCTCGAACGTCTGGCACCTTCCCGACTGGCCGAGTCGTGGGACAATGTCGGCCTTCAGATCGGCAGCCTGAACTGGCCGGTAAAACGGATCTGGACGGCCCTGGATCCATTGCCGGAAGTGGTCGAAAAGGCCTGCCAAAACGATGTCGATCTTCTGGTGACGCATCACCCCCTCTTCTTCAAGGCGATCAAACGCATCGATGCCGATTCCCCTGCCGGACGGGTGGCCCAGATGGCACTGGGCCGGAAACTGGCCATCTACAGTGCCCACACCAATCTGGACAGTGTCGCCGGCGGGGTGAACGATGTGCTGGCCGAGCGCGTCGGGTTAACGAACCTTTGCGTGCTGTCCGGGGGGCCGTCAGACGGCATTTGCAAGCTGGTGGTCTTCGTACCGGGCACCCACGTCAAGGAGATACTGGATACGCTTTTCGCGATGGAAGCAGGGCATCTGGGCAACTACACCTGCTGTTCCTTCCGCTGCGACGGGGTCGGTACCTTTCTGCCCGGCCAGGATACATCTCCTGCGTTTGGCAAAGTGGATGCGTTGAACCAGGTTGAGGAAAGTCGCATTGAGATTCTGCTTGCCCGTGCCGACGAGAAACGGGTGGTTTCTGCACTGGAAAAAGTTCACCCATACGAAACCATGGCCTACGATCTCTATCCCGTTTCCCGGTACGACACACAAACCGGGTTGGGGCGGGTGGGGGAGCTTTCCCGGTCCATGTCCCTGGAAGCGTTGACCTCCCGGCTCAAAACGACATTGAATTTGACGACCGCTAAAGTGGTGGGGTCGGCGAGCCCGGCCATCCGGCGCGTCGCGGTATGCTCGGGCAGTGGGGGCAGTCTTCTGGCAGCGGCGGTTGCCGCTGGTGCCCAGGCCTACGTCAGCGGAGACTTGGGCTATCATACGGCCAGGGATGCCCAGCAAGCCGGCATCGCATTGATCGATGTGGGGCACTTTGCTTCCGAACGGCTGATTGTCGATGTGCTGGCAAAGGCCATTGAAACGGCGATTGCCGACGCCGGGGTAAGTGCCACTGTTGCTCCGGCCGATCTGGAAACCGATCCATTTGAATACCTGTAA
- a CDS encoding gluconeogenesis factor YvcK family protein, with translation MTKNDNRRRKPPFHVVTIGGGSGQYALLSGLRKIDDIRISAVVSMMDSGGSTGRLRDELGTLPPGDILKCILALSPHQETARSIFQKRFSKDRRLKGHNAGNMLLTMLSRYTGSFPAGVQALAEILDVRGTILPVTIDRATLVAELSDGSRIFGESAIDMPRGHQRETIRDVYLVPHHSDAITVYPPVLKAIENADIIILGPGDLFTSIVPNLIVPGMREKLIQVTAPMYHVVNIMTKYGETNHFQACDFIATIEGFTGRKITAAIVNAKRPDDRLLDLYRKQKSDFVDIGFPEAGCAMILEDLLETSGDIIRHDSTKLAGVILRIIAGMEVVDQD, from the coding sequence GTGACCAAAAACGATAACCGCAGGCGAAAGCCCCCTTTCCACGTGGTCACCATCGGCGGCGGCAGCGGTCAGTATGCGCTTTTGTCCGGTCTGCGCAAAATCGACGACATCCGCATCAGTGCCGTGGTATCCATGATGGACAGCGGCGGCAGCACGGGCCGCTTGCGCGACGAACTGGGCACGCTGCCCCCGGGGGACATCCTGAAATGCATCCTGGCCCTGTCGCCCCACCAGGAGACGGCCCGCTCGATCTTTCAAAAACGTTTCAGCAAGGATCGGCGTCTGAAAGGCCATAACGCCGGAAACATGCTGCTGACCATGCTCTCCCGGTATACGGGCAGTTTTCCTGCCGGCGTTCAGGCCCTGGCCGAAATTCTGGATGTGCGTGGCACGATTTTACCGGTGACCATCGACCGGGCCACCCTGGTAGCTGAACTGAGCGACGGCAGCCGCATCTTCGGCGAGAGCGCCATTGACATGCCCCGCGGACACCAGCGCGAAACCATCCGGGATGTCTATCTGGTCCCCCACCACAGCGATGCCATCACCGTCTATCCGCCGGTGCTGAAAGCCATTGAAAATGCGGACATCATCATTCTCGGGCCGGGGGACCTGTTCACCAGCATCGTCCCCAACCTTATCGTTCCCGGCATGCGCGAAAAATTGATCCAGGTGACCGCGCCCATGTACCATGTGGTCAATATCATGACCAAATACGGGGAGACCAACCATTTTCAGGCCTGTGACTTCATCGCTACAATAGAGGGCTTTACCGGCCGTAAAATTACGGCTGCGATTGTCAATGCCAAGCGCCCGGACGACCGTCTGCTCGACCTTTACCGCAAACAGAAATCCGATTTTGTGGACATCGGCTTTCCCGAAGCCGGATGCGCGATGATTCTGGAGGATCTTCTGGAGACCTCGGGTGATATTATCCGCCACGATTCCACCAAACTGGCCGGAGTGATTCTACGGATTATCGCCGGAATGGAAGTCGTGGATCAGGATTGA
- a CDS encoding DUF2786 domain-containing protein, translating to MRARLKKSPGKAYLAAGQADPALQTAFERQVLRGLAAEWENARWLVPAEFRESVRRPLFGIREMPNKLGSWHAARREIALSQELVSRHRWDDVKAVLLHEMAHQVAHEGLRATAETDHGAAFQRACGWLRADPAAAANYRPLSERLRQGDPLDTRDRIVVKVRKLMALAESSNANEATAAMRKAYELIARHNLELIQKGAAQTYVSIFIGTPCLRHFREAYHLALLLQDFYFVQGVWIQAWVLDKGKMGRVLEISGTRKNVQIAEYVHGAVSRYIDSAWTDYRRQKGLNRYRKTDFAVGIIEGFKSTLHMAAQCIRTNLPSDLPVATADPALKGYVDRRYRRVRAFSRQGPGHDPRVFADGTETGKKLVIAKGITQKGCAGDLRLEFKPTAGEN from the coding sequence ATGCGCGCCCGCTTAAAAAAATCACCCGGAAAAGCTTACCTCGCCGCCGGACAGGCAGATCCGGCACTGCAGACTGCTTTTGAACGACAGGTCCTGCGGGGTCTTGCCGCGGAATGGGAAAACGCCCGTTGGCTGGTGCCGGCCGAATTCAGGGAGTCGGTCCGCCGCCCACTTTTCGGCATTCGGGAAATGCCGAACAAGTTGGGCAGCTGGCATGCGGCCAGACGAGAGATTGCCCTGAGCCAGGAACTGGTCAGCCGGCACCGCTGGGATGATGTCAAAGCGGTATTGCTGCACGAAATGGCCCATCAGGTGGCCCACGAAGGTCTCCGGGCCACCGCCGAGACCGACCATGGCGCCGCGTTCCAGAGGGCCTGCGGGTGGCTCAGGGCCGACCCGGCGGCGGCGGCTAATTATCGGCCCTTGAGCGAACGCCTGCGCCAGGGGGACCCCCTGGACACGCGCGACCGCATCGTCGTCAAGGTCAGAAAACTCATGGCCCTGGCCGAGAGCAGCAACGCCAACGAGGCCACGGCCGCCATGCGCAAGGCGTACGAACTGATTGCCCGACACAATCTGGAACTGATCCAAAAGGGCGCTGCGCAGACATATGTGAGCATCTTCATCGGTACGCCATGCCTGCGCCATTTCCGTGAGGCCTATCACCTGGCCCTGCTGCTGCAGGACTTCTATTTTGTCCAGGGCGTATGGATTCAGGCCTGGGTACTGGACAAGGGCAAAATGGGACGCGTGCTGGAGATCAGCGGTACCCGCAAGAACGTCCAGATTGCCGAATATGTGCATGGGGCGGTCAGCCGCTATATCGACTCGGCCTGGACGGATTACCGCCGCCAGAAGGGGCTCAACCGGTATCGCAAAACCGACTTTGCCGTGGGCATTATCGAGGGGTTCAAAAGCACCCTGCATATGGCCGCCCAATGCATTCGCACGAATTTACCCAGTGACCTGCCTGTCGCCACGGCCGACCCGGCCCTGAAGGGATATGTGGACAGGCGCTATCGTCGCGTGCGCGCATTTTCCCGCCAGGGGCCCGGCCATGATCCCCGGGTATTCGCCGATGGGACGGAAACCGGCAAGAAACTGGTCATTGCCAAGGGCATCACCCAAAAAGGATGTGCCGGCGACCTGCGGCTGGAATTCAAACCAACGGCGGGGGAGAATTGA
- a CDS encoding tetratricopeptide repeat protein has translation MNLTRFLYFSAIVAMIFSGPSAPAHGSEPLTIDADAQYRYARSRFDAGAHDEAIAEFSRFIHFFPSDRRVVEAQHQIGMAHFNAGRYAAAATVFQARTQDVTDSPWKHEAFFMLSRCHARQGMIEQAILDLHNLIALSPPADVVDRAHYELGWLHVDQGRWRLAGEAFDRIRPVSQDRFGVPGLESTLAESDRIAFRDPTTAGMLSIVPGGGQLYCGRAQDALIAFLLNTGLIWAAWEAFDNDQVALGGVISFVEFGFYAGNIFGAVSGAHKFNRDRAIEFRQHIYQQQRPLLSVAPTSGGARICLHVDF, from the coding sequence ATGAACCTGACACGCTTTCTGTACTTTTCGGCGATTGTGGCCATGATCTTTTCCGGGCCGAGTGCCCCGGCCCACGGCAGCGAGCCCTTGACCATCGACGCCGACGCGCAATACCGCTATGCCCGGTCGCGTTTCGATGCCGGGGCCCATGACGAAGCGATTGCCGAGTTTAGCCGCTTCATCCACTTCTTTCCCTCCGACCGTCGCGTTGTCGAGGCCCAGCATCAAATCGGAATGGCTCACTTCAACGCCGGCCGGTATGCCGCGGCCGCAACGGTTTTCCAGGCCCGTACGCAAGACGTTACCGATTCGCCGTGGAAGCATGAGGCATTTTTTATGCTCAGCCGTTGCCATGCTCGCCAGGGAATGATCGAGCAGGCCATTTTGGACCTGCACAACCTCATTGCCCTGAGCCCCCCGGCGGATGTGGTCGATCGGGCGCACTATGAACTGGGCTGGCTGCATGTGGACCAGGGCCGCTGGCGGCTTGCCGGGGAGGCCTTCGACCGGATCCGGCCGGTCAGTCAGGACCGTTTCGGGGTGCCGGGGCTGGAATCGACGTTGGCAGAGAGTGATCGTATCGCCTTTCGGGATCCGACCACCGCCGGGATGCTCTCCATCGTTCCCGGCGGGGGCCAGTTGTACTGCGGCCGAGCCCAGGACGCCCTCATCGCCTTTTTGCTCAATACCGGTCTGATCTGGGCCGCCTGGGAAGCGTTCGACAACGATCAGGTGGCTCTGGGCGGTGTCATCAGTTTTGTGGAATTCGGTTTTTACGCCGGCAACATTTTTGGTGCCGTCTCCGGTGCGCACAAGTTCAACCGCGACCGGGCAATCGAATTTCGTCAACACATATACCAGCAACAGCGGCCGTTGCTTTCCGTGGCACCGACATCCGGTGGGGCGCGGATCTGCCTGCATGTTGATTTTTAA
- the rpe gene encoding ribulose-phosphate 3-epimerase, with translation MKAIAPSILSADFSRLGDEIRAVEAAGADWIHVDVMDGRYVPNITMGPLVVEAVRRTTALTVDVHLMIESPERYVADFAAAGADTIAVHQEACTHLHRTIQLIREKGVRPGVALNPATPVESLKWILTDLDFVVIMSVNPGFGGQTFIPSSLEKVAQLKAMIQQQELQTLIQIDGGVNVDTIARIARAGVDVFVAGSAIFGSDDYRQTITRLKANW, from the coding sequence ATGAAAGCAATTGCACCGTCGATTCTGTCGGCGGATTTTTCCAGACTGGGGGATGAGATTCGTGCGGTGGAAGCGGCCGGTGCGGACTGGATTCATGTGGATGTCATGGACGGGCGCTATGTGCCCAACATTACCATGGGCCCCCTGGTGGTCGAAGCCGTCAGGCGAACCACGGCCCTGACCGTTGATGTGCATCTGATGATCGAATCGCCGGAACGGTATGTGGCCGATTTTGCCGCGGCCGGAGCCGATACCATCGCCGTTCATCAGGAGGCCTGCACCCACCTGCACCGGACGATCCAGCTGATCCGGGAAAAAGGGGTCCGGCCCGGTGTGGCCCTCAACCCGGCGACTCCTGTGGAATCGCTGAAATGGATTCTGACCGATTTGGATTTCGTCGTGATCATGAGCGTCAACCCCGGTTTCGGCGGCCAGACCTTCATTCCCTCATCCCTGGAAAAGGTGGCCCAGCTCAAAGCCATGATCCAGCAGCAGGAACTCCAAACCCTGATCCAGATCGACGGTGGCGTCAATGTCGACACGATCGCTCGCATTGCCCGGGCCGGGGTGGATGTCTTTGTGGCCGGCAGCGCCATCTTTGGCAGCGACGACTACCGTCAGACCATTACCCGCCTCAAGGCCAACTGGTGA
- a CDS encoding HPr family phosphocarrier protein codes for MNDPYCDISFSEKVRIFSSDYLKCCIYISKSNTPEHVFTKKLYSKLISTSQVLEDFLDFHGAKNSEDWYLYREVCATVRHLSLGAYCQKHILNRMVFYDIPDTDAFREQGDKTMIFLNDVLRNLAPVIIDEAARLNIAMPVDGFGAEDFPGITTGEMLKYDIDDDAKEVQKRNIVKIASEFLSIAKSFDPMGFYEPYNYEEMTAMVPGKVDEVEIRRFEMLVHNLQSSFDTYVIHGGFRFGDRKLKSLRSYFSVVFHLLQMMGRLLHFYERHLCDAGYKNTYKRVQEKLASLVDPTVLLDRTINYGLYYACHYLHTGKKLAKEILNENIERSTITVGIPVKLGFHSRPSLMVAKIVQHFGGQVELVVGEDRFDASSVLDIQWAGGKIQKENISDVVFDGDTRALDHIEILAGVNYGEDTMGKGVPLPSELSYLR; via the coding sequence GTGAACGATCCCTATTGTGACATTTCCTTTTCCGAAAAAGTCCGCATCTTCTCATCGGACTATCTTAAATGCTGCATCTACATTTCAAAATCCAATACGCCGGAACATGTGTTCACCAAAAAGCTCTATTCCAAGCTGATCAGCACCTCCCAGGTGCTGGAAGATTTTCTCGATTTTCACGGTGCCAAAAACAGCGAGGACTGGTACCTGTACCGGGAAGTGTGCGCCACGGTCAGGCACCTCAGCCTGGGGGCCTATTGTCAGAAACACATTCTGAATCGAATGGTATTCTACGACATCCCTGACACGGATGCTTTCCGCGAGCAGGGTGACAAGACCATGATTTTTCTCAACGACGTCCTGCGCAACCTGGCGCCGGTGATCATTGACGAGGCGGCCCGGCTGAACATTGCCATGCCGGTCGATGGCTTCGGCGCCGAGGATTTTCCGGGCATCACGACTGGAGAAATGCTGAAATACGACATTGACGACGATGCCAAGGAGGTTCAAAAACGCAATATCGTCAAGATCGCCAGTGAATTTCTCTCCATCGCCAAAAGCTTCGATCCCATGGGATTTTATGAGCCCTACAATTACGAAGAGATGACCGCCATGGTGCCGGGAAAAGTGGACGAAGTCGAGATCCGCCGTTTCGAGATGCTGGTGCACAACCTGCAGTCGTCCTTCGACACCTACGTGATCCATGGTGGTTTCCGTTTTGGCGACCGCAAGCTCAAATCGCTGAGAAGTTATTTTTCGGTGGTATTTCATCTCCTGCAGATGATGGGTCGTCTGCTCCATTTTTACGAGCGTCATCTGTGTGATGCCGGTTATAAAAACACCTACAAACGGGTCCAGGAGAAACTGGCCTCCCTGGTGGACCCAACAGTCCTTTTGGATCGGACCATCAACTACGGCCTGTATTACGCCTGCCACTATCTTCACACGGGCAAAAAGCTGGCCAAGGAGATCCTCAACGAAAACATCGAACGATCCACCATCACCGTCGGCATTCCTGTCAAGCTGGGATTTCACAGCCGGCCCAGCCTGATGGTGGCCAAAATTGTTCAGCATTTTGGGGGGCAGGTGGAACTGGTGGTGGGAGAAGACCGCTTCGATGCCAGCAGCGTGCTGGACATCCAATGGGCCGGTGGAAAAATCCAGAAGGAAAACATCAGCGATGTCGTTTTCGATGGCGATACCCGCGCCCTGGACCACATCGAAATCCTGGCCGGTGTCAATTACGGTGAAGACACCATGGGAAAAGGTGTGCCCCTTCCGTCGGAGCTGAGCTACCTGCGATGA